One part of the Sciurus carolinensis chromosome 6, mSciCar1.2, whole genome shotgun sequence genome encodes these proteins:
- the LOC124986460 gene encoding olfactory receptor 2T27-like — translation MRARVLTEPVGWGRVSEAQQEAGRGPWNHSSATGFILTSLFNESRMHLFLFGMVVLVYILAVAGNAAMVLLIWADARLHTPMYFLLSQLSFLDIFFTSVTVPKMVAGFLFGWTSISFGGCGAQMFFFMFLGAAECLLLALMAYDRYVAICNPLRYQVLMSRRVCLLMVAASWLGGALNASIQTSLTLQFPYCSSRKISHFFCEVPSLLTLACADTEAYEQVLFVTGVVVLLVPITFITSSYALILVAVLRMHSVEGRRKALATCSSHLTVVNLFYGPLVYTYMLPATYHSPGQDDMVSVFYTVLTPMLNPVIYSLRNKEVTGAVKRATARCGVCRSA, via the coding sequence tGAGGCGCagcaggaggcaggcagagggcCCTGGAACCACTCCTCCGCCACCGGCTTCATCCTCACCAGCCTTTTTAACGAGAGTCGAATGCACCTGTTCCTGTTCGGCATGGTGGTGTTGGTCTACATCCTCGCTGTGGCCGGCAACGCGGCCATGGTGCTGCTGATCTGGGCTGATGCCCGTctgcacacgcccatgtacttccTCCTCAGTCAGCTGTCCTTCCTGGACATCTTCTTCACCTCAGTCACTGTCCCCAAGATGGTGGCGGGTTTCCTCTTCGGCTGGACGAGCATCTCCTTCGGGGGCTGTGGGGCGCAGATGTTCTTCTTCATGTTCCTGGGAGCTGCCGAGTGCCTCCTGCTGGCCCTCATGGCCTACgaccgctacgtggccatctgcaACCCCCTGCGCTACCAGGTGCTCATGAGCCGCCGCGTCTGCCTGCTCATGGTCGCAGCCTCCTGGCTGGGGGGGGCCCTCAACGCCTCCATCCAGACCTCGCTGACCCTTCAGTTCCCCTACTGCAGCTCGCGGAAGATCTCCCACTTCTTCTGCGAGGTGCCCTCACTGCTGACGCTGGCCTGTGCGGACACAGAGGCCTACGAGCAGGTGCTCTTCGTGACCGGCGTGGTGGTCCTCCTCGTGCCCATCACCTTCATCACCAGCTCCTACGCCCTCATCCTGGTGGCCGTGCTCCGGATGCACTCTGTGGAGGGGCGTCGCAAGGCCCtggccacctgctcctcccacctgaCGGTCGTCAACCTCTTCTATGGACCCCTGGTCTACACCTACATGCTACCTGCAACCTACCACTCTCCTGGCCAGGACGACATGGTGTCTGTCTTCTACACGGTCCTCACGCCCATGCTTAACCCtgtcatctacagcctgaggaacaaggaggtgACAGGGGCCGTGAAGAGGGCCACAGCCAGATGTGGTGTCTGCAGGAGTGCCTGA